The Megachile rotundata isolate GNS110a chromosome 4, iyMegRotu1, whole genome shotgun sequence region GCAATAGGCGACACGATCGGTTTCTCTCTGTCTTTTCCACTCTCTTTCTCTGAACACGATCCAGGTAAACGTTGGAGCGGTAGCTCGACTTGTCCTTAAGCCGTGGCTAAATGTTGAAAGACAGGATCGTCCTTGAACGATAAAGCTCGCATTCCGTGACTCGGCTAATGTCGGAGTTGCTCCAAGTTTTCCCAGAACCTTGGGTATTCTCGGTATCCTGGCGCTACGTCGACGTTCGGTTAATAATACGACGAAAAAAAGAGTACGGTACCAAAGGAACGAGAACACGATATCCCGTGTAAACCATATGTTCTCTCGGCATGAATGAATCGGAGTACCGATTAATCGGGTCACGCTCTCATAGACGTCGAGAGCTTATCTACGTTGGCCATTCATCGGACTTGGTCAAAATCGTGAATGAAAATTCGTGGATGAAAGAAGGAGAGCGAAAGTTTGGGCTGCGACGACGCGGCGCACCGTGCGATTTCTAAGCCCGATAAATGACCAGGAACCTATGGCGGTTCCTGGGCCGTCGACCAGTTAGAAGAGTTGCCACGTTGCGGTAACAGAGTCCAGTTTCACTTTTCGTGCCGAGCCGCTAAACGGTCAGAAATCTTTCTACCGGCTAGCGTGTGCAGCCTTGCGAAATCCCTCATTGTCCCGAGGAGGGCGGCCAGTGTATGTGTGCCAACGGAGGTTTTCTCAGTCGACGACCGAGCGCCGTTCGGCCGTGTCTGCGAAGAAAAATTTTCTCTATTGCTTGCAGACGGCCGAGAGAAATGTTGccgacgagacgcgacgcgcGTCTTGCTATGGAAATTATGCACGCTCGTTTTCTTGCTTCCAAGAGAAATTATCGCTATTTGTTTTAACGCGTTCGCTACGCAGAGTGGGCCGGTAACGTCCAAGTATCGATATCTGAATACTCGATGTCGCGtatcctgaatttccaaatttcttttaCAGTGAATTGTAGGTCATTGTTCTTGCCGTTATGATGAGATACTACTACTCCACCTAATTACGCCGAAGTCGATATTTAAACTGCACTCCAGCTACAAGATAAGCTCTGTGAACTCAGAGAAATTAGTTTACTCCCTTTGTTTTTCGATCTGATTGAACCGCTGTAAACAATTGTTCTCCCACGCCGAAGATACGTGAGAAGCGAAGTGCAATTTTTGcgctttgaaaattataatctaTTCTGATCGCTATTCTGTCCCGCCGTGTGACGAGCGCTAATCGAATACGCGATATCGTACAAGCGGATATTAAACGTCAAGCACGTCTAATTTTACCTGTTCCCTTTTGTTACAGGACCAGTTCGAGAATCTGTCCCTGCACACGCAAAAAGGGATAGAATTCCTCGAAAGGTATGGCCACTTCATTCGTGATCGATGCGCTATCGAAGTGGAATACGCTGCAAAACTCAGGTAAGAAACATGAGTCTATTATTCCGTTCTGAACGGATTATGCCTAGCTACTATCACGTGTTCATCGATGCACTCGTTTTTATCCGAGCCTTGACGCATACGCGGCCTTTCTTTTTCTACATAAATTAACAACAGGGGAGTATCCGAGGTTAACGATTTCAATAGGACATCCTGTATAATGAACGTGTCTCACGCACCCTATAGAGTTCACGGACACAAGATGTAGCCAGTAATATTGTATTAAAGGGACCCCTTGTTTGTTCCGTGAATGCCGTCTACTGTTGCACACTTTTGTCCTACCGGGTGTCTCAGAACCAGCTCATTTCCTTCCTTCGAATTAatggaataataaaatacttctaCTAAATAATTATCGTTAACTGTTTTATCTTTTTAATTGGGAGGATATTCTTCGAATCTAGAAAAGTATGATATTCCATGGAAACGGTAATAAAGTGTCTTTACGTGGACCATATTAAGTTTGCTGAGACCTTAAGAGGATGATTTTAAGTTATACTTAAGAACTATTATGAcagcaatttgaaataaataatgcacgctataaattttatttaagcaaTTAAAATCCGAAGAAAACTTTGAATCGCAATTTGAAATAGGAAATAGAAGCGTTATAAATCCCTAATAATCCACATTGACTGTTTCAATCACTGCCAATCACCGTGTTAAGCGTTCTTTAATCGCGTCCTATCGCTCGCTTTAATCAAAGCAGGAAGCGTATCGGAAACGATACAAGGGCGTCTACTCGATTTCTTTCGAATCATAGATTTAATTGGCACGGATGTTATCGTTGTCCCTTAATCAGTTCGCGCGTGTAAAACTAGAGAATCGTTTCGCGTGCTCGTCGCACACATCTATCCCCTGGCACGTTCGTTTCGTTGCATATAAATTATCACGAGCACGTTCCTCGCCTTAATGCGTCGTAATTTCAGCGATACATGCCCGCGTTACTTGTACAAATGCAGTACCGTTTGCCGTGTGGCAATTTTCCTCGATGCACCGTTCATTTCCATCAAAAACGGTCTAACGACTACGAATCACGGTGTTCTTTAAATCCGGAACGTTTCATTCGATCGCGTTCCTCGATCGTttgcgaaattttcaaataaacatagaacgataattatttacgATACAGCTTTCCTTTtctgtttcttcttttaattatagaaaatttctGTTATTCATATTTTGAGGAAATCTCTCTGATAATAGAAAATTCCTATTATTCCTATTTCAATAATAAGGAATTCCTGTTATTCCTGTTATTTCCGTTTCGATAATAGGACATTTCTATCTAAaacgtaaataataatttaaagtgaaattatatataatattcgaAGGAGAAAAgttgtaaaaaaatatcaatgaaaATTAACTCGAAGCACAGCCGTAATTTTTGGACAGCAACCCAGACCTAGAAAGAGGAATTCAAGTTGACTCGAAAATAGCTTTTCCAATCGGACACGCACACTGTCTACTTACTTGGACTTGCTTGTTGTGGCTTACGGCGTTCACGGATCTTGGTATTTTAGAAATCGATGCTCGTTTTCACGAACGTTTTCCGGTTTCGGAGCACGTTAAGGCCAGTTAACGTATGGTTGATCTGGTATCAAGGACACGTCAACTTCCGGATAATAGTGCATTTCGCAGTCGACACACATTTATAGTTCGATCCTCGTGGCAATCCCTGACGTTCAAATTAGAATTACTTGGCcgctattattttcttgccACGCGAATGACTAAACTCAATTCGTGCAATGAATTCCAAGGAACGTTTAACGCTACACGGATTTCAGATTTCCTCTTTTAAATTGAACACGTTGTTCACTGTTCAAATTCCTTCCTAGAACCTATGTTACTGAGAAACTAAGATATAGAGCAGATTGAAGATTGAAGATTATTTAAACGCGAAGATTATTAAAGAAGTAATGAAAGTACATTATTTTGACAAAAATCAGACAATTATTACTCGTAACCTAATTTCGCGTCCCGCAGAATTTCTTCTGCAATTTTAGCTGCGTTACTAATAAGCGGAACCCGCAAGATAATCTGAAACCGCAGAAAAAGAAGACTCATCGTTTAAACCTAGATTTTTCTTTAGCTTTATAAGAATTGTCTTCTCAGTATTAGGTCACGTTAGAATTTCCAGCATATACCGTTTCCGGAGGATCATTGGTTGCACGTGCATCGGTAATCTTGTTTCATTTCTGATTGCAGACGTCTTGTGAAGAGCTATCAACCTAAGAAGAAAGAGGAGGAGGATTATCAGTAAGTATGAGCCAACTTAGAAGCGTCATACCGGATCCACGCTCCGTAGTAATGTTTCCGACATGAATAATACGTCAAAATAATTCCTATTTCAAAATATCTGCGCGGTTCTTACTTTctgtataacatttttattctttaatgtGCAGTTTATTGCTTACTTAACCCTAAGGAGCTAACGAATAGATTTCAAAATATCACGAACTATTGGGTACGCTTAGGAAACTAGGGGAAGAAAGTCATTATAGTTATGGTTTCTTTCGATTAAAGGGAAGATAACCTCTTGCATTTAACTGGGGGGAGAAACCATTATACGCCGCAGTGGTCGCATACAAGGTTTTCTTCGGTTAGGGGATAGAGTGGAATATGCATAAACGAATACCTTCATAACTGTCCCTATTACCAAATGAAAAGTTGTACATTCAGAAGTCCCACCACGCTTTGCCTGAACATAAACAATCGAGTCTACCTATGCACAAAATTGCACACGAAACACATCTTTCCGAATCTTTTATGTCCTAATGAACAAGTAAGAAACTGTGTCGGAGATTACTTGAGAATAGAGTTTTTCAATAAACAGGGGGTTAATATTTCACGCGAGACGTGACGGGAAACAGTAGCTATTCTGTTATCTGAGAGCGTGGGTGGGTTGCTTTATAAGTTCACTAACTCGCTCGGTTAGTGGCTGCAAGCTCGCTGCTTTTTTTCTCGTCTGATCCGTCGTGTTCGTTCGTTTCAATAGGAGATTTCAGATCTCCCGTTCGCATCGTTAGATCCAGAACGACCTATCGACGTATCGAAATCTGTTTGGCCTGCAGGTACAGTCCTTGTCGAGCGTTCAAGATGGAGCTGAACGAGGTGAACGATCAGGCGGGACAGAGGGAAGTGATCGCGGAGAATCTGCAAGCGAATGTATTGAGAGAGTTAAATATACTTGTGAAAGACTTCAAAGAGGATCGCAAGAAGCATCTTCAGGAAGGTGCCAGATTGATGGCGACCTTGACGGGTCAGATTGGGAATCTGGAACGAGCTAGGAAGGCGTACGAGAAAGCTTTCCGTGAGGCGGAAAGAGCGGTCGAGAATTATCAGAGGGCAGATGCTGATCTGCACCTATCACGGGCGGAAGTAGGTGGATTCTTTTTTAATGGCGGAACTGCTACTAATATATAACGTGACTGATATTTAACGTTTTATGGTGTTAGCTATTTACTTGAATCTAACACAGGAGAAGAAACGTCGATAAAATGTGGTAGAACCTATGAACTTTACGAGATTTATTTACACCCCAGGTGGAGAAGCAGAGGATGAACATGACTTTAAAGACTCAGCAAAGTGAAGAGGCCAAGACCGAGTACGCGAACCAGTTACAGAAAACAAACGATATGCAGACACAGCATTACCACACGGCCATGCCAGAAGTATTTCAGCACCTTCAGGTATTGTTTGATCACAACCTATAATATTATCTAGGAAACATTTTAACCCTTTGGCTGAGACCACCATGGACTTCAATAGTCGATGTTTCTATTAACTACTACATTATTACATTCTAGGATAACGTGAAGAATGTTGCACCTTTCACATTTGTAATATTACACACTAGGGTCTTAACGTATTTTACACTTCACGTTGACTAGTagtattgtcaatgtaactagCGCAGAAACACTAGTGGCCTTGCTAATTTAATTATAGTAGGTAGAGTACACCAGTACTAGCAACGCTACCAATGTAACTACTACAAATACCGTTTCCATTGCATTAGTAGAAACGAATACCTCGGAGAAGTCCATGAATTTTCAGTTAAAGggttaattttcgttcaatcaaACTAACTGTTTCTCGTATTTCAGGAGCTCGACGAAAAGAGAATAAAGAATATGCGAAACTACATGTTGAAGTCGGTGGAGATAGAACGAGCAGTAGCGCCGATAATTGCTCAATGTTTAGACGGTATCGAGAAAGCAGCGAACGAGATTAACGAGAAGGAAGATACATTGTTGGTGATCGAACGTTACAAGAGCGGTTTCCAACCTCCAGGAGACTTCCCGTTCGAAGATCTTTCCGTGGCCAAAACGTACGATAGTAATAGTCAGTTATCGCAACCGGTGATGCAGCCtatacacaatcaccatctcacggTAAAGGGTACCGTTTCCGGTGGTAAAATTAAGAAGAGGGTCGGTCTATTCGGCATATTCAGTAGCAATAAGGTAATTGTTGTTCGATGCATTCCACGAATGTAGATCTTTACTTTGTGTCCggaaatatgattgtgactcgaGCGTGTGCTCACGTTTTCTTCTTTGTTTTACCCCAAGAGTGTCAGAGCAGCGATAGTATGACACAAAAACTAGTTACGAGATGCACGAAACCCtttattcttctatttttttaatatcgttTCGTCAGCAGGCCTGTAATATGCACACAGATTTTTTTCTAACCCTTTTGCTATTAAGGATTATAGTCGTTCGTGTAAAAGATAAATCGAAACAAAAATAGActagtaaattataatatacttattgaaTTAAAATGTGTATCGAAATAAATTATGTAGTTTTATGCGGAAGAAGTATGTACAATTCTATACAGTGATGTCTTTTCTTAGCTCACCAATGTAGCGTTAGCAtctaatatttttctgtacaaTTGCTGAGAGAAGGCATCATTGTTCCCAACTGTACAGACCCGCTTTTCAGCTACAGTTTATTCTAGCAAAAGGGTTATGGCATGAACGATTCGTATCTTTCAAGCGATTATTTtgtcaattatatttttaaatagtagTACGGAGTAGTTTTGTGAAGATCGAAAAGAAAGTAAATTGTTCGATCGATTcggttaaatatattttgcaacAGCAATGCAAGCATAACTTATCTGTCTTCtgtactttttattaattttggtgGATGGTTCGATCTGTCTGTGGTCTCTTGTTTCCAAACACCCGTGGACTATGAATTTGGATACTGTTGTACTTAGTAAGTACAGTATGAAATTGCTTGCTCGCCTGCCATTTGTGTAACACCAAGCATTTTATTGTTTCTCTGCATCCAAATGTTCAGTAATCATTGTGTATCGTTAGAGATATGTCTTGTCGGTCGAGTACAAACTCAGACAATAAAAAATAGATAGATATATCATGTATAACGAAACTACGTTTCGTCCTTTCCTTTTGTTCCTTTTACTGAGTTTTTACTCAACACAACCGTTGAGATGGTTTCTGACTCATTCGCTGAATGATACGCTTTTGGAATTTGTTTCATGCGAACAAAACAGAAGTTGATCGAGGTGTGCATAGCTTTAAAGGTCTGTCTTTCTCTTTACAATCGCCATTGTCATTCCGTGCGACAGTCCTTAACTTATCCGTTCTTTGAATTATCTTTTAGATCATCAtctttatgtatattttttatttcacacGATAGTCTCTGTTCAACTCCCGAGTATGCTCGTGATAGTGATGCATAATATCAACGAACTGTCGTTGAATCTTTGTGTTTATTAACTTTTCGATCGTAACGTAGAAGTAACTCATGTATCATTGTTATCTGCGATGAATCGCGCGCTTTCTACTTCTATTTATTTTCCATCGTACTTCATTCGATATATTCATTCGTCCCAGCATCGCGAAGATTTCGATTCTCAATTGGCAACGTTACAGAACAACGTGCCTGGATACGGTGACGGTGCAAAGGAGGACTGTAGCGATCTGCCTCCGAATCAGCGAAAGAAACGACTTCAACAAAGACTGGACGAAATTCAAGCGAAGATTCAA contains the following coding sequences:
- the Cip4 gene encoding formin-binding protein 1-like Cip4 isoform X6 → MAKQRLMTPFMDQFENLSLHTQKGIEFLERYGHFIRDRCAIEVEYAAKLRRLVKSYQPKKKEEEDYQYSPCRAFKMELNEVNDQAGQREVIAENLQANVLRELNILVKDFKEDRKKHLQEGARLMATLTGQIGNLERARKAYEKAFREAERAVENYQRADADLHLSRAEVEKQRMNMTLKTQQSEEAKTEYANQLQKTNDMQTQHYHTAMPEVFQHLQELDEKRIKNMRNYMLKSVEIERAVAPIIAQCLDGIEKAANEINEKEDTLLVIERYKSGFQPPGDFPFEDLSVAKTYDSNSQLSQPVMQPIHNHHLTVKGTVSGGKIKKRVGLFGIFSSNKEDCSDLPPNQRKKRLQQRLDEIQAKIQQETAARDGLMKMKGVYEQNPALGDPMSIEGQLNQSSNKLDKLGAELAKFQGYLEEAMRAGVSLSSPSQAPRKPTSNGSATRPLSSRRSSHSGGEESLSRSASDSSVSNTNANQSMHKKSAPGTPQPTHGSTNSPESGLGESRTSLPGSGGEEYYVDEIDAQPPLGTCRALYPFDATSEGSIPMYDGEELYMIELDQGDGWTRVRRISQPIEGFVPTSYIECHLYNT
- the Cip4 gene encoding formin-binding protein 1-like Cip4 isoform X2, yielding MAKQRLMTPFMDQFENLSLHTQKGIEFLERYGHFIRDRCAIEVEYAAKLRRLVKSYQPKKKEEEDYQYSPCRAFKMELNEVNDQAGQREVIAENLQANVLRELNILVKDFKEDRKKHLQEGARLMATLTGQIGNLERARKAYEKAFREAERAVENYQRADADLHLSRAEVEKQRMNMTLKTQQSEEAKTEYANQLQKTNDMQTQHYHTAMPEVFQHLQELDEKRIKNMRNYMLKSVEIERAVAPIIAQCLDGIEKAANEINEKEDTLLVIERYKSGFQPPGDFPFEDLSVAKTYDSNSQLSQPVMQPIHNHHLTVKGTVSGGKIKKRVGLFGIFSSNKLIEVCIALKNNVPGYGDGAKEDCSDLPPNQRKKRLQQRLDEIQAKIQQETAARDGLMKMKGVYEQNPALGDPMSIEGQLNQSSNKLDKLGAELAKFQGYLEEAMRAGVSLSSPSQAPRKPTSNGSATRPLSSRRSSHSGGEESLSRSASDSSVSNTNANQSMHKKSAPGTPQPTHGSTNSPESGLGESRTSLPGSGGEEYYVDEIDAQPPLGTCRALYPFDATSEGSIPMYDGEELYMIELDQGDGWTRVRRISQPIEGFVPTSYIECHLYNT
- the Cip4 gene encoding formin-binding protein 1-like Cip4 isoform X5; protein product: MAKQRLMTPFMDQFENLSLHTQKGIEFLERYGHFIRDRCAIEVEYAAKLRRLVKSYQPKKKEEEDYQYSPCRAFKMELNEVNDQAGQREVIAENLQANVLRELNILVKDFKEDRKKHLQEGARLMATLTGQIGNLERARKAYEKAFREAERAVENYQRADADLHLSRAEVEKQRMNMTLKTQQSEEAKTEYANQLQKTNDMQTQHYHTAMPEVFQHLQELDEKRIKNMRNYMLKSVEIERAVAPIIAQCLDGIEKAANEINEKEDTLLVIERYKSGFQPPGDFPFEDLSVAKTYDSNSQLSQPVMQPIHNHHLTVKGTVSGGKIKKRVGLFGIFSSNKNNVPGYGDGAKEDCSDLPPNQRKKRLQQRLDEIQAKIQQETAARDGLMKMKGVYEQNPALGDPMSIEGQLNQSSNKLDKLGAELAKFQGYLEEAMRAGVSLSSPSQAPRKPTSNGSATRPLSSRRSSHSGGEESLSRSASDSSVSNTNANQSMHKKSAPGTPQPTHGSTNSPESGLGESRTSLPGSGGEEYYVDEIDAQPPLGTCRALYPFDATSEGSIPMYDGEELYMIELDQGDGWTRVRRISQPIEGFVPTSYIECHLYNT
- the Cip4 gene encoding formin-binding protein 1-like Cip4 isoform X3, with translation MSWGTELWDQFENLSLHTQKGIEFLERYGHFIRDRCAIEVEYAAKLRRLVKSYQPKKKEEEDYQYSPCRAFKMELNEVNDQAGQREVIAENLQANVLRELNILVKDFKEDRKKHLQEGARLMATLTGQIGNLERARKAYEKAFREAERAVENYQRADADLHLSRAEVEKQRMNMTLKTQQSEEAKTEYANQLQKTNDMQTQHYHTAMPEVFQHLQELDEKRIKNMRNYMLKSVEIERAVAPIIAQCLDGIEKAANEINEKEDTLLVIERYKSGFQPPGDFPFEDLSVAKTYDSNSQLSQPVMQPIHNHHLTVKGTVSGGKIKKRVGLFGIFSSNKKLIEVCIALKNNVPGYGDGAKEDCSDLPPNQRKKRLQQRLDEIQAKIQQETAARDGLMKMKGVYEQNPALGDPMSIEGQLNQSSNKLDKLGAELAKFQGYLEEAMRAGVSLSSPSQAPRKPTSNGSATRPLSSRRSSHSGGEESLSRSASDSSVSNTNANQSMHKKSAPGTPQPTHGSTNSPESGLGESRTSLPGSGGEEYYVDEIDAQPPLGTCRALYPFDATSEGSIPMYDGEELYMIELDQGDGWTRVRRISQPIEGFVPTSYIECHLYNT
- the Cip4 gene encoding formin-binding protein 1-like Cip4 isoform X1, whose product is MAKQRLMTPFMDQFENLSLHTQKGIEFLERYGHFIRDRCAIEVEYAAKLRRLVKSYQPKKKEEEDYQYSPCRAFKMELNEVNDQAGQREVIAENLQANVLRELNILVKDFKEDRKKHLQEGARLMATLTGQIGNLERARKAYEKAFREAERAVENYQRADADLHLSRAEVEKQRMNMTLKTQQSEEAKTEYANQLQKTNDMQTQHYHTAMPEVFQHLQELDEKRIKNMRNYMLKSVEIERAVAPIIAQCLDGIEKAANEINEKEDTLLVIERYKSGFQPPGDFPFEDLSVAKTYDSNSQLSQPVMQPIHNHHLTVKGTVSGGKIKKRVGLFGIFSSNKKLIEVCIALKNNVPGYGDGAKEDCSDLPPNQRKKRLQQRLDEIQAKIQQETAARDGLMKMKGVYEQNPALGDPMSIEGQLNQSSNKLDKLGAELAKFQGYLEEAMRAGVSLSSPSQAPRKPTSNGSATRPLSSRRSSHSGGEESLSRSASDSSVSNTNANQSMHKKSAPGTPQPTHGSTNSPESGLGESRTSLPGSGGEEYYVDEIDAQPPLGTCRALYPFDATSEGSIPMYDGEELYMIELDQGDGWTRVRRISQPIEGFVPTSYIECHLYNT
- the Cip4 gene encoding formin-binding protein 1-like Cip4 isoform X4 encodes the protein MAKQRLMTPFMDQFENLSLHTQKGIEFLERYGHFIRDRCAIEVEYAAKLRRLVKSYQPKKKEEEDYQYSPCRAFKMELNEVNDQAGQREVIAENLQANVLRELNILVKDFKEDRKKHLQEGARLMATLTGQIGNLERARKAYEKAFREAERAVENYQRADADLHLSRAEVEKQRMNMTLKTQQSEEAKTEYANQLQKTNDMQTQHYHTAMPEVFQHLQELDEKRIKNMRNYMLKSVEIERAVAPIIAQCLDGIEKAANEINEKEDTLLVIERYKSGFQPPGDFPFEDLSVAKTYDSNSQLSQPVMQPIHNHHLTVKGTVSGGKIKKRVGLFGIFSSNKKLIEVCIALKNNVPGYGDGAKEDCSDLPPNQRKKRLQQRLDEIQAKIQQETAARDGLMKMKGVYEQNPALGDPMSIEGQLNQSSNKLDKLGAELAKFQGYLEEAMRAGVSLSSPSQAPRKPTSNGSATRPLSSRRSSHSGGEESLSRSASDSSVSNTNANQSMHKKSAPGTPQPTHGPESGLGESRTSLPGSGGEEYYVDEIDAQPPLGTCRALYPFDATSEGSIPMYDGEELYMIELDQGDGWTRVRRISQPIEGFVPTSYIECHLYNT
- the Cip4 gene encoding formin-binding protein 1-like Cip4 isoform X7, which codes for MELNEVNDQAGQREVIAENLQANVLRELNILVKDFKEDRKKHLQEGARLMATLTGQIGNLERARKAYEKAFREAERAVENYQRADADLHLSRAEVEKQRMNMTLKTQQSEEAKTEYANQLQKTNDMQTQHYHTAMPEVFQHLQELDEKRIKNMRNYMLKSVEIERAVAPIIAQCLDGIEKAANEINEKEDTLLVIERYKSGFQPPGDFPFEDLSVAKTYDSNSQLSQPVMQPIHNHHLTVKGTVSGGKIKKRVGLFGIFSSNKKLIEVCIALKNNVPGYGDGAKEDCSDLPPNQRKKRLQQRLDEIQAKIQQETAARDGLMKMKGVYEQNPALGDPMSIEGQLNQSSNKLDKLGAELAKFQGYLEEAMRAGVSLSSPSQAPRKPTSNGSATRPLSSRRSSHSGGEESLSRSASDSSVSNTNANQSMHKKSAPGTPQPTHGSTNSPESGLGESRTSLPGSGGEEYYVDEIDAQPPLGTCRALYPFDATSEGSIPMYDGEELYMIELDQGDGWTRVRRISQPIEGFVPTSYIECHLYNT